The Hymenobacter sp. DG01 genome has a segment encoding these proteins:
- a CDS encoding FtsL-like putative cell division protein — MATNTLRSANQPRVNAPRQVAPIAPEPVRPPEPEPTPPPRPKAPREPRPAAQKRSTWSVFSLLERVTRVDGLFREGLPVRYLPHLLFIMFLTLVYIGNTHYATRMNRSIQKLKLETEDLRADYTTLKSDYMEASKQSEVARKVAAYGLVESSSPPFRITVPAGRLDEAELDMLPLLTADSVAAMTARAKADSLRRAGGPSVGDSVEVGAPPVPIGTDLNGEPATESTTSNRSAQPRRNERKR; from the coding sequence ATGGCTACCAATACCCTCCGATCGGCGAATCAGCCCCGTGTAAATGCCCCGCGGCAGGTGGCGCCCATCGCGCCCGAGCCGGTGCGCCCGCCCGAGCCGGAGCCTACCCCTCCGCCTCGCCCCAAGGCTCCGCGGGAGCCTCGGCCGGCGGCCCAGAAGCGTAGCACCTGGAGTGTGTTTTCGCTGCTGGAGCGCGTAACCAGGGTTGATGGGCTGTTTCGGGAAGGCTTGCCGGTGCGCTACCTGCCCCACCTGCTCTTTATTATGTTTCTGACGCTGGTGTACATCGGCAATACGCACTACGCCACCCGCATGAACCGCAGCATCCAGAAGCTGAAGCTGGAAACTGAGGACCTGCGCGCCGACTACACCACCCTGAAATCGGACTACATGGAGGCCAGCAAGCAAAGCGAGGTAGCCCGCAAAGTGGCCGCCTACGGCTTAGTGGAAAGCTCCTCGCCGCCCTTCCGGATTACCGTGCCCGCCGGTCGCCTCGATGAGGCCGAGCTGGATATGCTACCCCTGCTGACGGCTGACTCGGTGGCCGCCATGACGGCCCGGGCCAAGGCCGATTCCTTGCGCCGGGCCGGTGGGCCATCGGTGGGCGACTCGGTAGAGGTAGGCGCGCCGCCCGTTCCCATCGGCACCGACCTCAACGGCGAGCCTGCTACTGAATCTACCACTTCCAATCGTTCAGCCCAACCGCGCCGCAATGAAAGGAAACGTTAA
- a CDS encoding penicillin-binding protein, translated as MKGNVKKSIVTRVRLAFLGVCLFSCAIVWRVTQVQFKEGAKWSALEQERRIVYQPVFATRGNIYSDNESIMATSLPFYRVAWDPSVVDRGLFNEKVDSLALLLSRFFGDRTPGEYARKLRNAKNAKPSVRYLRLNSRQINFQEKKELAQWPIFREGKNKGGAIFEKVDKRFRPFGGLAQRTIGFVNEDKNGAGLEFTFNRHLAGKDGEALFERLPGGNKPIYDGTEVKPQPGYDVKTTLDINLQDVAENALYKSLVENNAQYGTVILMEVKTGEIKAVANLGKVDEGVYREDYNYAIADQGRTEPGSTFKLASMMAAFEENPDLQLTDTINTGNTGSKKIGGAVKTDSHPYGRITLQQVFEKSSNIGVAMLADQVFGKTPEKYTTYLKNFGLDKPLGFQMAGEARPYIKDPRDRSWSRTSLTTMSIGYELKLAPLQTLAFYNAIANGGVKVQPMIVKEIKQADKVLERFETQVLIPKICSDETLQKVRAMMEGVVEHGTARGIRTNDYLIAGKTGTAWKFKNGAYTRTYSTSFCGYFPADNPKYSCIVVVDSPKNGRIYGADVAAPVFREVADKAMARDAASQRPLLARAPVRKSRVPAVPAGMQEELSMVFTKLGVTHNGATGAEDWVRTAPTDSEAESLSLKPMAVRPGRVPNVQGMTLRDALFLLENRGLRVRAVGTGRVKAQSIAVGSAARRGTTIVLQLEPIGGRLAAPVPAAPPTPSSVTLAEARTPRSESATATAGNGGKTADKKKLAAQSKESASTTPKKTAAAKKASAKAAAAVIKPKPKA; from the coding sequence ATGAAAGGAAACGTTAAAAAGAGCATTGTAACCCGCGTTCGGCTGGCCTTTCTGGGCGTGTGCCTGTTTTCGTGCGCCATTGTATGGCGCGTAACGCAGGTGCAGTTCAAAGAAGGCGCCAAGTGGAGCGCCCTGGAGCAGGAGCGCCGCATTGTGTACCAGCCGGTATTTGCCACCCGCGGCAACATTTACTCCGACAACGAAAGCATCATGGCTACTTCGCTGCCCTTTTACCGGGTAGCCTGGGACCCAAGCGTGGTGGATCGGGGGCTGTTCAATGAAAAAGTTGATTCCCTGGCCTTGCTGCTGTCCCGGTTTTTCGGCGACCGGACACCCGGGGAGTACGCCCGCAAGCTGCGTAACGCCAAGAACGCTAAACCCTCGGTACGCTATCTGCGCCTTAACTCCCGGCAGATCAATTTCCAGGAGAAGAAAGAGCTGGCGCAGTGGCCCATCTTCCGGGAAGGCAAGAACAAGGGCGGGGCCATTTTCGAGAAGGTGGACAAACGCTTCCGACCTTTCGGTGGCTTGGCGCAGCGGACTATCGGCTTCGTGAACGAGGATAAAAATGGTGCTGGCCTGGAATTTACCTTCAACCGCCACCTAGCGGGTAAGGATGGCGAGGCCCTATTCGAGCGCCTGCCTGGCGGCAACAAGCCCATCTACGACGGTACCGAGGTAAAGCCCCAGCCGGGCTACGACGTGAAGACTACCTTGGACATTAACCTCCAGGACGTGGCCGAAAACGCCCTGTACAAGTCGCTGGTGGAAAACAACGCCCAGTACGGCACCGTGATTCTGATGGAGGTGAAAACCGGTGAAATCAAGGCGGTGGCTAACCTGGGCAAGGTGGACGAGGGCGTGTACCGCGAGGATTACAACTACGCCATTGCCGACCAGGGCCGCACCGAGCCGGGCTCTACCTTCAAGCTGGCCTCCATGATGGCCGCCTTCGAGGAAAACCCCGACCTGCAGCTGACCGATACGATTAACACGGGCAACACCGGCTCTAAAAAGATAGGCGGGGCCGTAAAAACCGACTCCCACCCCTACGGCCGCATCACGCTGCAGCAGGTATTCGAGAAGTCTTCCAATATCGGGGTAGCCATGCTGGCCGATCAGGTGTTCGGTAAAACCCCCGAGAAGTACACTACTTACCTGAAAAACTTCGGGTTGGACAAGCCGCTAGGCTTCCAGATGGCCGGCGAGGCTCGTCCCTACATCAAGGACCCCCGTGACCGGAGCTGGAGCCGCACTTCTCTGACCACCATGAGCATCGGCTACGAGCTGAAGCTGGCGCCCCTGCAGACACTGGCTTTCTACAACGCCATTGCCAACGGGGGCGTGAAGGTGCAGCCCATGATTGTCAAGGAAATCAAGCAGGCTGATAAGGTGCTGGAGCGGTTTGAAACCCAGGTGCTCATCCCTAAAATCTGCTCCGATGAAACCCTGCAGAAGGTTAGGGCCATGATGGAGGGGGTAGTGGAGCACGGCACCGCCCGTGGCATCCGTACCAACGACTACCTGATTGCGGGCAAAACCGGTACGGCCTGGAAATTTAAGAACGGCGCCTACACCCGCACCTATTCCACCAGTTTCTGCGGCTATTTCCCCGCCGATAACCCCAAGTACAGCTGCATCGTTGTGGTCGATTCGCCCAAGAACGGCCGCATTTATGGTGCCGACGTAGCCGCGCCTGTGTTCCGCGAGGTGGCCGACAAAGCCATGGCTCGCGACGCTGCTTCGCAGCGCCCGTTGCTGGCGCGCGCTCCGGTGCGTAAGTCGCGGGTGCCGGCGGTACCGGCTGGCATGCAGGAGGAGTTGTCGATGGTATTTACCAAGCTGGGCGTCACCCACAACGGCGCCACCGGTGCCGAAGACTGGGTGCGTACCGCGCCGACCGACTCAGAAGCGGAAAGTCTGAGCCTGAAGCCCATGGCTGTACGACCGGGGCGAGTGCCCAACGTGCAGGGCATGACGCTGCGCGACGCCCTCTTTTTGCTGGAAAACCGGGGTCTGAGGGTTCGGGCCGTGGGCACGGGTAGGGTGAAGGCGCAGTCGATAGCCGTGGGCTCCGCGGCTCGGCGCGGTACTACCATTGTGCTGCAGCTGGAACCCATCGGGGGCCGACTAGCGGCTCCGGTGCCGGCCGCGCCGCCTACCCCCAGCTCAGTTACCCTGGCTGAGGCACGTACGCCGCGCTCCGAATCAGCAACTGCTACCGCCGGCAATGGCGGCAAAACGGCTGATAAAAAGAAGCTGGCTGCTCAGTCGAAAGAATCCGCCAGTACTACCCCCAAGAAAACGGCAGCCGCTAAAAAAGCGTCTGCGAAAGCGGCGGCGGCAGTCATTAAACCCAAGCCTAAAGCTTAG
- the rsmH gene encoding 16S rRNA (cytosine(1402)-N(4))-methyltransferase RsmH, translating to MSNALNDYENDTAYHRPVMLRECLEGLNLQPGGRYVDVTFGGGGHSARILERLDETGHLYSFDQDADAEREAEKLARPQFTFIRSNFRYLHQELKRHGALPVDGLLADLGVSSHQFDTPERGFSTRFDGPLDMRMNPDGDDASAADIINEYSETELHRIFGMYGEVTNARTLAATVVSARRGQSITTIAALKKAIAPCTPRGKENKYLAQVFQALRIEANDEMAALQQMLEQTAQVLRPGGRLVVMSYHSLEDRLVKNFIAKGKFFGEVEKDLFGRTSVPFEALTRKPVEASSEEIALNSRARSAKLRIAIKN from the coding sequence TTAACCTACAGCCCGGCGGCCGCTACGTAGATGTTACCTTCGGCGGGGGCGGGCACTCCGCCCGGATCCTGGAGCGGCTGGACGAGACGGGTCACCTCTACAGCTTCGACCAGGACGCCGATGCCGAGCGGGAGGCTGAAAAGCTGGCCCGGCCCCAGTTTACCTTCATCCGCAGCAACTTCCGCTACCTCCACCAGGAGCTCAAACGCCACGGCGCCCTGCCCGTAGATGGGCTGCTGGCCGATTTGGGCGTGTCGTCGCACCAGTTCGATACGCCCGAGCGCGGCTTCAGCACCCGTTTCGATGGTCCTCTGGACATGCGTATGAACCCTGATGGCGACGACGCTTCAGCCGCTGATATTATCAATGAGTATTCGGAGACCGAGCTACACCGCATCTTCGGGATGTACGGTGAGGTAACCAACGCCCGCACGCTGGCCGCTACGGTGGTATCGGCCCGGCGGGGGCAGAGCATTACCACCATTGCCGCCCTGAAAAAGGCCATTGCGCCCTGCACGCCTCGTGGCAAGGAAAACAAGTACCTGGCCCAGGTTTTCCAGGCCCTGCGCATTGAAGCCAACGACGAAATGGCGGCCCTGCAGCAAATGCTGGAGCAAACGGCCCAGGTGTTGCGCCCCGGCGGCCGCCTAGTGGTGATGAGCTACCATTCCTTGGAAGACCGGCTGGTGAAGAACTTCATTGCCAAAGGCAAATTCTTTGGGGAAGTAGAGAAAGACCTGTTCGGTCGCACCAGTGTGCCCTTCGAGGCTCTTACCCGCAAACCGGTGGAGGCCTCTTCTGAAGAAATAGCTCTGAACAGCCGGGCCCGCTCGGCCAAGCTGCGCATCGCAATTAAAAACTGA
- a CDS encoding UDP-N-acetylmuramoyl-L-alanyl-D-glutamate--2,6-diaminopimelate ligase, whose translation MSLPTLLKAVTVRAQHGAADVAVTTLTLDSRQAGPGAVFFALRGTATDGHQFIPKAVEQGVAVVVVEKLPADLNPGTTYVQVPDSAEAMARMAAEFYGNPSRQLQLVGVTGTNGKTTCATMLHKLFRELGYHCGLLSTVQNQIDEEVIPSTHTTPDAIRLNELLARMLKAGCTHVFMEVSSHAVVQHRVTGLHFSGGIFTNLSHDHLDYHGTFDAYLKAKKGFFDMLPKSAFALTNQDDKRGPVMLQNVVGRRETYSLRNAATFRGRLIENAVHGLHLEMDGREVQFRLIGVFNAYNLLAIYGAAVLLGEDPTEVLTVLSGLTSAPGRFEPVVSERVRITGIVDYAHTPDALENVLQTIADIRQPSQQVITVVGCGGNRDGAKRPIMARLAAQLSDRAVLTSDNPRFEDPNDILTQMQAGVPTENQGKVLTIADRREAIKTAVALAQPGDIVLVAGKGHETYQEIKGVKTDFDDKQVLTEMFGLLGK comes from the coding sequence ATTTCTCTTCCCACTCTTCTGAAAGCCGTTACGGTTCGTGCCCAGCACGGTGCTGCTGATGTGGCCGTAACCACTCTCACCCTCGACTCGCGTCAGGCGGGTCCGGGCGCGGTGTTCTTTGCCTTGCGGGGCACAGCCACCGATGGGCACCAGTTCATTCCGAAGGCGGTGGAACAAGGCGTAGCGGTAGTGGTTGTGGAGAAATTGCCCGCTGATCTGAATCCCGGTACTACCTACGTGCAGGTGCCGGACAGTGCCGAGGCTATGGCCCGCATGGCGGCCGAGTTCTACGGCAACCCTTCGCGGCAACTGCAGCTGGTAGGCGTAACGGGCACCAACGGCAAGACCACCTGCGCCACCATGCTGCACAAGCTCTTCCGGGAGCTGGGCTACCACTGCGGGCTGCTGAGCACGGTGCAGAATCAGATTGATGAGGAAGTTATTCCGAGCACCCACACCACCCCCGACGCCATCCGGCTAAATGAATTGCTGGCTCGCATGCTCAAGGCGGGTTGCACGCATGTATTTATGGAGGTTAGCTCCCACGCCGTGGTGCAGCACCGCGTAACGGGCCTGCACTTCTCGGGGGGCATCTTCACGAACCTCTCCCATGACCATCTCGACTACCACGGCACCTTCGACGCCTATCTGAAAGCCAAGAAAGGCTTCTTCGATATGCTGCCGAAGTCGGCCTTTGCTCTCACCAACCAAGACGACAAGCGTGGCCCCGTGATGCTGCAGAACGTGGTAGGCCGCCGCGAAACCTACTCGTTACGCAATGCCGCTACTTTCCGTGGCCGCCTGATTGAAAACGCAGTGCATGGGCTTCATCTGGAAATGGACGGTAGGGAAGTGCAGTTCCGTCTGATAGGGGTGTTCAATGCCTACAATCTGCTGGCCATCTACGGCGCGGCGGTGCTGCTGGGCGAAGACCCCACGGAGGTGCTGACGGTGCTGTCGGGCCTGACTTCGGCGCCGGGCCGGTTTGAGCCGGTAGTGTCGGAGCGGGTGCGTATCACGGGCATCGTGGATTACGCCCACACGCCTGACGCGCTGGAAAACGTGCTTCAAACTATTGCTGACATCCGCCAGCCTAGCCAGCAGGTCATTACGGTGGTCGGCTGTGGCGGCAACCGCGACGGCGCCAAGCGGCCTATCATGGCTCGCCTGGCCGCTCAGCTCTCCGACCGTGCCGTGCTCACCTCCGACAATCCACGCTTCGAGGACCCCAACGACATCCTGACCCAGATGCAGGCCGGCGTTCCTACCGAGAACCAAGGGAAAGTGCTGACCATTGCCGATCGGCGCGAAGCCATCAAAACGGCCGTAGCCCTAGCCCAGCCCGGCGACATTGTGCTGGTAGCTGGCAAAGGCCACGAAACCTACCAGGAAATCAAAGGGGTGAAAACTGACTTCGACGACAAGCAGGTGCTGACTGAAATGTTCGGGTTACTAGGCAAATAG
- the mraY gene encoding phospho-N-acetylmuramoyl-pentapeptide-transferase, with amino-acid sequence MLYYLFNYLYKVHHLPGAGVFQYISFRAALAVVTSLIIAQFFGAPLIRALQRKQIGETVRDLGLQGQIEKKGTPTMGGLIILLAILVPVLLFAKLDNIYIVLMLLSTVWLGLIGFVDDYIKVVKKDKEGLAGRFKVLGQVGLGITVGWVLFFSNDVTVRQYALPNGSFSAVDASSVYQDVKLMITTVPFLKNNELNYGDLFATAGDFFNEYYAFFYIPIVILIITAVSNGANITDGLDGLAAGTSAIIGITLAIFCFVSGNALLADYLDVMFIPNSGELVIFCTAFVGACVGFLWYNSYPAQVFMGDTGSLAIGGIIAVLAIIVRKELLIPVLCGVFLIENLSVMVQVSYFKYTKRKYGEGRRLLRMSPLHHHYQKLGYHESKIVSRFWIVSIMLAVLTLVTLKLR; translated from the coding sequence ATGCTCTATTACCTCTTTAATTACCTCTACAAAGTGCATCATCTGCCGGGCGCGGGTGTATTTCAGTACATTTCCTTTCGGGCGGCGCTGGCGGTAGTTACTTCCCTGATTATTGCGCAGTTCTTCGGCGCCCCGCTAATCCGGGCTTTGCAGCGCAAGCAAATTGGCGAAACCGTGCGCGACCTGGGTCTGCAGGGTCAGATCGAGAAGAAAGGCACTCCCACGATGGGCGGGCTCATCATTCTGCTGGCCATTTTGGTGCCCGTACTGTTATTCGCCAAGCTCGACAACATCTATATCGTGCTGATGCTGCTGAGCACAGTGTGGCTGGGGTTGATTGGCTTTGTGGATGATTATATTAAGGTAGTTAAGAAGGACAAGGAAGGCCTAGCCGGACGGTTCAAGGTGCTGGGGCAGGTAGGACTGGGCATCACGGTGGGCTGGGTGCTGTTCTTCTCCAACGACGTGACGGTGCGCCAGTATGCGCTGCCCAACGGCTCGTTCTCGGCCGTGGATGCCAGCTCCGTGTACCAGGATGTGAAGCTGATGATTACCACGGTGCCCTTCCTGAAAAACAACGAGCTGAACTACGGTGACCTGTTTGCTACCGCCGGCGACTTCTTTAATGAGTACTACGCCTTCTTCTACATTCCCATCGTCATCCTGATTATCACGGCCGTGAGCAACGGCGCCAACATCACCGACGGGCTTGATGGCCTGGCGGCCGGTACCTCGGCTATTATTGGCATCACGCTGGCTATCTTCTGCTTCGTGAGCGGTAACGCCCTGCTGGCCGACTACCTCGACGTGATGTTCATTCCGAACTCGGGGGAGCTGGTAATTTTCTGCACGGCATTCGTGGGGGCCTGCGTGGGCTTCTTGTGGTATAATTCCTACCCCGCCCAGGTGTTCATGGGCGACACCGGCTCCTTAGCCATTGGGGGCATCATTGCGGTGCTGGCTATCATCGTGCGGAAGGAGCTGCTGATTCCGGTGCTGTGTGGAGTGTTTCTCATTGAAAACCTTTCGGTTATGGTGCAGGTGAGCTACTTTAAGTACACCAAGCGCAAATACGGCGAAGGCCGCCGCCTGCTGCGCATGTCGCCCTTGCACCACCACTACCAGAAGCTGGGTTACCACGAATCCAAAATCGTGTCGCGCTTCTGGATTGTGAGCATCATGCTGGCCGTCCTGACGCTGGTAACGCTGAAACTCCGCTAA